The nucleotide sequence TAGATCAACGTAAACTCCATCGGGTTTAATATCTAAACTCTCGATAGTTTCGTTTAATAACACTGAATAATGTTGTTGATTCATAACAAATTATGATGAAACTAATGATTGAGCGATTTGGGAAATTTTTTCGTCATCATATTCAGTTTCCATTTTTTCGTAAGACTCTTTTGCTCATAATTCAACAAAAGAACCTACACCAATAAAGATAATGTCTTTTTGGATAGCAAGTGAATCGATAATGTTTTTCGGTAAAAGAACACGTCCGTGCGAATCAACGCTAAGCTGCATTGCTCTCCCTAGAATCATTCTGCGAAGAGTTCTAGCATCTTTGTTGAAATGACTTTGTTGTTCAATGGTAGAAACATATTCGTTAAAATTTTCGATACTACGGAGTTCCGCATTACCGTCAAAGCCTATGGTTAGAAAAAAAGTGCTACCTAGAACATCCCGAAAGAGAGTTGGTAGTGTAATTCTATTCTTATCATCAAGCTTACGTTCTACTTGACCGTACATTCCAATTCCTCCCACTATCCACCACTATTCTACACATTTTCAAGCTCAGTGCAAAGAAAAAAATAAAAAATTTTAATTTTTTTATAGATTTAGTTAGAATTAAAAATTTTCACATTCGTCTTAAGCAAAAGCACTAAAAAAAGAAAAAAAGCATTTTTTAGTGCTTTTTTGCATCAAAAATTAATTTTTTCGATAATTTTTTAATATGTATATTCATCGTCATCTATGAAATAAAGTGGTACGATTTCTTCGGGGGTGGATTGGGACTCTAAAGCGTTTTTAATGTCGAATTTTGAGACGTGGTAGTAGAGACCATTTGTGCTCTTTAAATGTGAAATTTTGGTATATCAAGGTTCACGTCGAATTTCCTCTAAAAGTGCCTCCTCGGTTCAAAGACCGTATTCTTCAAAAATTGAATAAACACGTTTCATTTCAATTGGATCTTTGATTTTAAAACGGCGAGCATTGTCCAAACCATAAAAAGATTTTAATTTAGTTATTACAAAATCATCAACATTCATTTTCATAGCGACAGGAAATGGTCACAAATCATAATCAAGTACATATGATTTCACATAAAAATAAGTTAAATAACTTAATTTTTTTAAGGTTATTTTTGTATCATAAAGTTTGATACTTAAATCTTGAAACGAATATGAAACTTCACGTAATGTCATCATACTTTAATTATATGACTGCTAATGCGTTATTTCGACCAAAAGTGAATTTTTAAAATATATTTACCATTTTTAAGATAAAAATATGAAAAAAAATTCATATTTTGTGATAATTTGACAATATTTATCACATTAAGTTGCATAAAATAAACTAAATTGTGTTTTTTTGAAATCATTATTAATATTGTTTATGGCAAAAAATACCAGAATAAGAACTCAAGCTTCGCGAATATTGAATATTCAATTCAAAATTCGATAAAATTAAATAGTTATTAATATAAGAAAAATATAAGGAGCAATATGGTTACACAATATATTATTATCGGAGTTTCGGTTTTCATTGGTTTAAAATTAATTGTTTTAATCCTTTGAAAAACACTTAAGATTGTTTCAGAACGTGATT is from Mycoplasmopsis pullorum and encodes:
- a CDS encoding division/cell wall cluster transcriptional repressor MraZ, with translation MYGQVERKLDDKNRITLPTLFRDVLGSTFFLTIGFDGNAELRSIENFNEYVSTIEQQSHFNKDARTLRRMILGRAMQLSVDSHGRVLLPKNIIDSLAIQKDIIFIGVGSFVELWAKESYEKMETEYDDEKISQIAQSLVSS